TCAATGATCGACGCCAATTTCAACCTTTTTAACCTATTTTAGTAATTTTTTCATTGTTGACCTTGATTTTTGGATTCAATGTGGCGGTAATGTCCTTTCGGAGAGACATCGCCGTTTCGATTTCCTTGAATGCAAATATCGTTCAAAATGAATAACCGATGGTACAAGTCAAGTTATTCTGATCGACAAATGCGCTCCGCAGCTTTCGAAGACACcgaaagataaattagaaagaGCTTAAAGCGGCAGAAAACAGTACATCAAATCGCTTTCGTACTCGAGATAGCCGATAAAACGTTTGAAGCGCCCCACATCCCCACTTTATGTCTTGATTGGAAACGGCGGCTTGTTCCCTGAGTGGCGTACTGGAATTCACCTTAATAGATCTCGTCGAGCGTTCAGTATACAACCTCATTCGGGGAACAGCTTGACATCGTCGCTGTCAGTGATCCCCCGAGTGTTGTACTTTTGTTTTTAGCAAACAATGATTGCAACTCTGTGCATATCCATCATCACTTGGAAGCCTCACTCGTCATTCAACCCAACGTAGCTCGAATCCCTCCTCCTGTAGCCAAGTTCCCCTATGACGGGAATTTGGCTTTTCACTATATCATCGGGACCATCGTCCGTGATCTCCTTGAATTGAGTCAGGCTGGTCGGGCTGATCCTTGACATGCGTAATCTTCGGGAACCAAGTCTGGTCTTGTTAAATAAGCCGCCGGAAGTCGGAATCGAATCTGTGGGCGGCGAGACAGAATTAGAGATTGATATATCAACATTTTTCAGGGTAGATTCACGACGATCTTCGGGAATGGCCTGTACAGCGACTTCATTTGTATTCCCAATTAAGTTTTTTGTCGGATGGTCAAGAACACGATGAGAACCTTCGATACTGTATTTTCGTCGAGGTCCATACCAGCTTGCCACTATCTCACTATTCCaccaatcttcttccaacATATTTATCTGTTTCGCCAAGTCAGTCCAACTCGCGTCAGGGTTTTCCGTTTGTGCCTTTACATTGGGGCTGATATTATCTTTTGGATTCTCTGTCCCGTCGTCAATGAGtaaaaccaatttcaaGAGGTTTTCTGTGCGAATTCTGAAATTCTCCAAagtaatgaaattgatggCCGGAGGTAAATTCATGGTTGTGTATGAGTGCTTAATTCTGATTATATTCTGAAATAATTCCTCAAGCCTTCTGACCTGATCAGCATCCACTACCTTGCCACACTGTTCTCGAGTGTTATGAGTACTAATGAAATTTTGTGGACACGAAGAGCTTGTACCATGGTTGAGCATGTTGCGACGATTCAAGgtatttgatattggaTCCGAAAAGAACAGGAATGGCAGGTAATAAAGGATCAAGTGGAGTCCTATTATCCGAGTGATCAAGCGAAATTGCGTTTGACAAAAACTTGTGTATATGGGATTTATCTCGTTTTGCTGTAAAGCCGagtatcaatatcaaataagCTTCTTAACATTGACACGTGTGTATGGTGATTATATCTCTTTATAACATTGTTGTCAATCGTCCAAGATAACCGTACTATTTATACCTTATCAAGGGGCTTGGACATAGTGCTAAATCAGATTGCAAAAAAGCAATAGTATTTTCAAGTGATTTGCTCATCGACGTTCCATTATAGAATTGAACTGTACAAACATAAGAGATCAAAGGATGTCTTGAAGAAAACCAAATTTGCCGCCAATTATACGtgatttttatcattagCCAAATTATGCCTTCGCGAGTCAGGgatattggaaaatgatgataatggagCTAGAGATGACGTTGCCGTCAGTGCAATCACGGAACGATACACTGCGCATTTGTCCGCAGAGGAGGACCGAAACGGAAAAGGATCTTTGACTATCTTCTCAACCGCTGAACTGCAAAATCTTTGGAAGACCTCGCTTTGGGGCCGGAGCATTTGGTATCTTTCGACATTTGGTTTATTGTAAAGGTCATCCTTTGTAAGTGGAATATGGCATATTGGAAATGCCGAGAGATGTTCGTATCGCAAGTCACGTTATGATCAGTACATAGATGCAGTTGATATATTTGCATACTAATATGAGTTGCTTAGTTGTCTCCGACAAGAGGTAATTTGGCCAAAAGCATTTTGACGGCGATTTCGAACAGATAATCGAGGCATTCGGATTGAGTTTTAGCTTGTTCCCATGTGTTGCCTACGGATGATCTGGTAAGCTTCGTCGTTTGAAAGCAAAATGCACTGGCTCACCCCAGACATAGACACCATGTCTTCTCACCAAGATAGCAGGCGCATCGGGATACTTCTCCATCGCCTGATTTAGGTCAGACATTAGCTCATCAAACTCCTTCAACAGTCGATAGTGACAAATATTTGAGATCTGATAGATATGAGACCGATGAGATTAAAGATACTCACAGCAGCCATACTCTCGGTCAGATCCTCTTCTACAGCAGTATTATCTATAATTGGGATTTCAAGTGTATTGAAGAAACTAAGAGTTTTTCCCACACCTCCTATTCTCACTCCCTTGATCATCTCCTGGTGTGAGATCTTGAAGCTTTGTGCATCTCGAGGGTGTAAGAGGGTCAGCATGACTACGGCACGAACGTCAGCGAGTCAGAGAGATTGTTTCGTTCTTCTTTGATTGCTCACCGGCATGCTGAGAATGCGTATGTATACAGGCACCTGCCGATCTCATCGTGAAAGCGTTCCAGAAGAGTGGAGTACACTGTGATTCAGATAGACCCTGCGTCTTGCTTTTCAGCGCAATTCCATTGCTAAGTGACGGACAGTTACTCACTTTCTTGCTCGGTATCCTCAGGAAATCTCTCTTTGACCCTGGTTTAGGTACGGAAGATTGAGCGAAAGGAAGAACAAAGATATGTTCTGGCTTGATTCGTTCCTTTTGCACACCTGATGGAGCGAGGTAAACATGTTCGCTAAGCAACGGCTGCAGGTCAGTAAGCTAAATCGGCGCAGACTGCATGCATCACATACCCTTGTCGAATTGAGATACCTGGTATAGATTATGGGTCAACATGAGCACTTGTGACGTGAGAGAGCGAaatttacctcctccagTACCAGTGACCCATCCAAGTTCTATTCGAAGTCGTGAGCTCGGCTGCCCTCCCATGCTAGCACACTAGGACGACATACTATAGAATTCTCGACATAATTCggaaatcaaattagcGGGCTGATCAAAGTATGATCAGTTTTGTCTTGGTTACTCAAGCAGACCACCCCTGAACTCACATGTTCTGGGTCTTCACTGACAACTAAGGCTTCTGCCTCTTCGTATGTTAGCTGCTTGGACATTCTGGGACGGTTGAGATTGAAGACGatatgaaaatcaaagaaaaagttgaaatgtCTTGCTTTTTTCATGGTGGAGGTTGACTGTTGACTGATTTCGAAACATGTTGCCATACTGTTAAATCGTCAAACCCTTAAAATGACAAATACCTCGGATCCACTTTCCATCTTTCGCATATCTTAtctataaattcaattaatcatCAATGTATCACCTCTTGAGAGGACTTCATGAATATTTGACTAGAAAAGATGAGTACTCAGTCGTGATAATAGGTCTTGACAATGTAAGTCTTTGTCTTCGTTAGTGAACGCGCCGGAGCTGATTCTTGGTTTCTAGGCGGGCAAAACAGTAAGTGTTGACTGTACCAGCATCGAGTGTGACTTAGACGAGAATGAATGTAGACTATGCTTGAGAAAATCAAGACCATGTATAATCCTACGCCAGGTATGCTGCCCGAGAAGATAGGTCCAACTGTGGGTCAGAATAGTAAGTCGCAGCCCGTCGTCAGGTTGAGTAGTATCAGCTGATTGTCATCATATTGTTCTGCAGTCGGGAAGATCACATTACCTTCCACGGAATTACGCTTCTATGATCTGGGAGGGCAGAGGGATATAAGGTCGATATGGCCAAAATACTATGATGAATGTCATGCTGTAGTCTTTGTTGTGGACGCTTGCGACCAAGCTAGATTGACGGAGAATTGGGAGGTTTTTGGTGAGCAGGTGTTTGAGCTTCCATAGTGCCGGGCTGACTGCATCGCTCTGCAGATGAAGTACTAAATTCACCCAGATTGCTCAACCTGCCTCTACTCCTTCTTGCCAACAAGCAAGACGCACCTACTTCCCTTTCAGTAGCTGAAATTAGAGAATCATTCGATGCGTGGCAACGTGCTCGTACAAATCGGGACAGCGATGAACCCAATCCTACACCATCACAGAACAAGGGCAAAGGAAAGGCCAAAGCAATCGAACAGGAGGTGGAAGATGTTCCGAATGAACAGAAGGCAGATAGTGCATGGGACGATGGTGGTGCGAAAGACGAGAGAATGGCCAGTCTGGATGTCATGGGTGTATCAGCCCTCGAGGGGTGAGCTAGccctttcccttcttctcctggTCATGAGAATCGTAAACGTTGACATTCGTGATTCCTCAGAACCGGTGTGAGAGATGCTGTCAATTGGTTGTATATCCGCGTTCAAAACGCTCGTAAGATGTAAGTGACGTTTTACCCGATTAGTTCCCTAGCTAATTATGGATGACAGAGAGGCTCGTGATTGAACGATGGATCAAGATCACCCTCATATATACCCAGCATGCAATTAATACCCCGTTGAGACCTTGCATTCGTTCCGAAACCAACTCTTTCGGCTCGCGAGTGAATACCGTGCTGAGCCGGCTTGCACATCGCGAGATACATTATGGTGCCAATTCAAGTCAAAACATACAGGTAACGACCTAGAAATATGTTATCATTACTAGGGGTCGATACAAGGCAGAGACACGTCCTTAGCGACTAATACGAAGATCCGACCTTACAAAGAGGATCTATCCGAATCCCGTCGTACGGACCCATATGATCCATC
The sequence above is a segment of the Kwoniella pini CBS 10737 chromosome 3, complete sequence genome. Coding sequences within it:
- a CDS encoding methylthioribulose-1-phosphate dehydratase, yielding MSKQLTYEEAEALVVSEDPEHPANLISELCREFYKLGWVTGTGGGISIRQGEHVYLAPSGVQKERIKPEHIFVLPFAQSSVPKPGSKRDFLRIPSKKGLSESQCTPLFWNAFTMRSAGACIHTHSQHAVMLTLLHPRDAQSFKISHQEMIKGVRIGGVGKTLSFFNTLEIPIIDNTAVEEDLTESMAAAMEKYPDAPAILVRRHGVYVWGNTWEQAKTQSECLDYLFEIAVKMLLAKLPLVGDN